The proteins below come from a single Pseudochaenichthys georgianus chromosome 14, fPseGeo1.2, whole genome shotgun sequence genomic window:
- the bsx gene encoding brain-specific homeobox protein homolog translates to MSMNYLSAAPAHRSTSFFIEDILLHKPKPLREVIPSPFCSSLASRMPILDYGYPLMPTPILAPHPHHHLHKPEHHQYFFTSGMQMPALFQHHAELPGKHCRRRKARTVFSDSQLSGLEKRFEIQRYLSTPERVELATALSLSETQVKTWFQNRRMKHKKQLRKVQDERKSPGERSAENSSESEERSAEERALQPDYLHEDEDDVDIEEDICSPDHLL, encoded by the exons ATGAGCATGAACTACCTGTCCGCGGCGCCCGCGCACAGGTCCACGTCGTTTTTCATTGAGGACATCCTGCTGCACAAACCCAAGCCGCTGAGAGAGGTCATCCCCTCGCCCTTCTGCAGCTCCCTGGCCTCCCGGATGCCCATCCTGGATTATGGCTACCCCCTGATGCCAACCCCAATACTGGCACCACATCCGCACCACCACCTCCACAAGCCGGAGCACCACCAGTACTTCTTCACTTCTG GGATGCAGATGCCGGCGCTGTTCCAGCACCACGCGGAGCTACCGGGGAAACACTGCCGGCGCCGGAAGGCCCGCACCGTGTTCTCCGACTCCCAGCTGTCCGGCCTAGAGAAGAGGTTCGAGATCCAGAGGTACCTGTCCACCCCGGAGAGAGTGGAGCTGGCCACTGCGCTCAGCCTGTCCGagacacag GTGAAAACGTGGTTCCAGAACCGGCGGATGAAGCACAAGAAGCAGCTGAGGAAGGTACAGGACGAGCGGAAGAGCCCCGGGGAGAGGTCCGCGGAGAACTCCAGCGAGAGCGAAGAGAGGAGTGCGGAGGAGCGCGCGCTGCAGCCGGACTACCTGCACGAGGACGAGGACGATGTGGACATTGAGGAGGACATTTGCTCCCCGGACCATCTACTATAG
- the lim2.1 gene encoding lens intrinsic membrane protein 2.1 codes for MYSFMGGGLFCAGVGNILLIVSTATDYWMQYRQSNNYMHQGLWRYCTPGKCFPHNDSIAHLDATRALMILSLLACFIGIIIGIMAFIHYSSFDRFDKTFAAGILFFISCLLVFLAMSVYTGVTMNYYGKRYGNWRFSWSYIIGWVSVVLTFFSGIFYLCAYRMHECPRSSSSH; via the exons ATGTACAGCTTTATGGGTGGAGGTTTGTTCTGTGCAGGCGTGGGGAACATCCTCCTGATCGTTTCCACAGCAACCGATTACTGGATGCAGTATCGGCAGTCCAACAACTACATGCACCAGGGCCTGTGGCGGTACTGCACGCCGGGGAAATGTTTCCCCCACAACGACAGCATCG CCCACCTCGACGCTACCCGCGCCCTCATGATCCTCTCTCTGTTGGCCTGCTTCATTGGCATCATCATTGGCATCATGGCCTTCATCCACTACTCCTCCTTCGACAGGTTTGACAAGACCTTTGCTGCAGGCATATTGTTTTTCATCTCAT GCCTTTTAGTGTTCCTAGCCATGTCGGTGTACACTGGTGTGACCATGAACTACTACGGGAAGCGCTACGGAAACTGGAGGTTCTCCTGGTCCTATATTATAGGCTGGGTGTCCGTGGTGCTCACCTTTTTTTCAG GTATATTCTATTTGTGTGCCTACCGGATGCACGAATGCCCCAGGAGCTCCAGCTCTCATTAG